In Colletotrichum higginsianum IMI 349063 chromosome 1, whole genome shotgun sequence, one genomic interval encodes:
- a CDS encoding Carboxylic ester hydrolase, translating into MSFSAAAPPRHGAASAPAHVFGGSDASYNPLPDAEHASAESPGWDYTPGRAETKSGISYKESQLVHTEKQPWTASLRGWVPELLWCVVSTASVAALAGVLSRFDGQPLPEWPLGLTLNTLIAFLATLARAAFVIPVSESISQLKWLWYREERPLKDFQDFDSASRGPWGSIQLLKTTRAWSPSVISTVVFLTAIFTSTLTQSAVTYPVRLARVDGTAVVSRSTSFYFNTANVFSGVNQQHYTEQSIFEGLSYSHTQEFPLSPARCPTSECKWEPYTSLSVCAKFWNVTDSLNVTVTQRSPPPPLRFASLPNGISANLSGYYQGMVVLRGTRRPIASDVNPESSILNFTVLYSLRTGPVEIIGAAEAVLYFCTKTYDLSFAGNIESRSVVDVTTNVETGSVELPAGQGRRELPAIKDPLEPGANFPFGGTGLGSMVESLAYALNGTYADMGASDPSTLGLAPARYWAALQYGAKTLEDQGRPGVSQETVINEGIANITGNVARSLSNRLIKGTPRITKDTTNVTGDVLAAETFVQVRWPWLAFISSQVALSALLLAIAIIQTRVARIGVVKSSVLQGLVAVNSKDKQALEICLAQRKHQDEVDEIVRRGPGIAWSLGMTERGWKLGC; encoded by the exons ATGTCCTTCAGCGCGGCAGCTCCGCCCCGacacggcgccgcctccgcacCGGCCCATGTATTCGGCGGCTCCGATGCCTCTTACAACCCACTTCCCGATGCGGAACACGCCTCAGCCGAATCACCTGGCTGGGATTACACACCAGGACGTGCCGAAACCAAGTCCGGAATCTCGTACAAGGAGTCTCAACTCGTCCACACGGAGAAGCAGCCGTGGACCGCGTCGCTTCGCGGGTGGGTGCCGGAGCTCCTCTGGTGCGTAGTGAGCACCGCCTCGGTCGCCGctctcgccggcgtcctgaGCCGCTTCGACGGCCAGCCGCTGCCGGAGTGGCCGCTCGGGCTGACGCTCAACACCCTGATCGCCTTCCTCGCGACCCtggcccgcgccgccttcgtcatCCCGGTCTCGGAGAGCATCTCGCAGCTCAAGTGGCTCTGGTACCGCGAGGAACGGCCCTTGAAGGACTTTCAAGATTTTGACTCGGCGAGCCGGGGGCCGTGGGGGAGTATCCAATTGCTGAAGACGACCAGGGCATG GTCTCCCAGCGTGATTTCGACCGTAGTTTTCCTTACGGCCATCTTCACGTCGACTTTGACGCAGTCTGCCGTGACGTACCCTGTCCGTCTGGCCCGCGTCGACGGAACCGCGGTCGTCTCCCGCTCGACCTCCTTCTACTTCAACACCGCCAACGTCTTCTCCGGGG TGAACCAGCAGCACTATACCGAGCAGTCCATCTTCGAGGGGCTGAGCTACAGCCACACGCAGGAATTCCCGCTTAGTCCGGCGCGCTGCCCCACGAGCGAGTGCAAGTGGGAGCCGTACACCTCGCTGAGCGTGTGCGCCAAGTTCTGGAACGTCACGGACTCGCTCAACGTCACCGTTACGCAGAggtctcctccgccgccgttACGCTTCGCCTCCCTCCCGAACGGGATCTCAGCCAACCTGAGCGGCTACTACCAGGGAATGGTCGTCCTGAGAGGCACGCGGCGGCCCATAGCCTCCGACGTGAACCCTGAGTCGTCCATACTCAACTTCACCGTGCTCTACTCCCTGCGCACCGGCCCGGTCGAgatcatcggcgccgccgaggcggtgCTCTACTTCTGCACCAAGACGTACGACCTCTCGTTCGCCGGCAACATCGAGTCGAggtccgtcgtcgacgtcacGACTAATGTCGAGACAGGGTCCGTCGAGCTGCCCGCGGGCCAGGGCCGCCGCGAGCTGCCGGCCATCAAGGACCCCCTCGAGCCCGGCGCCAACTTCCCGTTCGGCGGGACGGGGCTCGGGTCCATGGTGGAGAGCTTGGCGTATGCCCTCAACGGCACGTACGCGGACATGGGCGCCAGCGATCCGAGCACGCTCGGcctggcgccggcgcggtACTGGGCCGCGTTGCAGTACGGGGCCAAGACCCTCGAGGACCAGGGTAGGCCGGGTGTTTCGCAAGAGACCGTAATCAACGAAGGCATTGCGAACATTACGGGCAACGTTGCGAGGAGCTTATCGAACCG GCTGATCAAAGGCACCCCCAGGATAACAAAAGACACCACCAATGTCACGGGCGacgtcctggccgccgagaccTTCGTCCAGGTCCGCTGGCCCTGGCTCGCCTTCATATCCTCCCAGGTCGCCCTCTCCGCTCTGCTCCTCGCgatcgccatcatccagaCCAGGGTGGCGCGCATCGGGGTCGTCAAGAGCTCCGTGCTGCAGGGGCTGGTCGCCGTCAACTCCAAGGACAAGCAGGCGCTGGAAATCTGTCTCGCGCAGCGGAAGCAccaggacgaggtcgacgagatTGTCAGGAGGGGACCTGGGATCGCGTGGAGTCTGGGAATGACGGAACGTGGGTGGAAACTAGGCTGCTAG